In Paenibacillus sp. FSL M7-0420, a single genomic region encodes these proteins:
- a CDS encoding nicotinate phosphoribosyltransferase yields the protein MRRELALHTDKYQINMMYAHWMNGTHKRRAVFEAYFRKLPFGNGFAVFAGLERIAQYIAELRFTEEDIRYLSEQEENYAPAFLEELLQFHFQGSLHSMKEGALVFQDEPLIRVEGTIMEAQLVETAILNFMNYQTLIATKASRIKQVAPNDTLLEFGTRRAQEADAAVWGARAAYVGGFHATSNMLAGKKFGIPTKGTHAHSWVQSFPSEQEAFDAYARVMPDGVTLLVDTFDTLRSGVPNAINTAKKLEAQGKRMNGIRLDSGDLAYLSRKAREMLDEAGLQYVKIVASNDLDENTIMNLKSQGAAIDTWGVGTQLITASDQPSLGGVYKLVEIEAPSGEMIPTIKISSNPEKVSTPGKKEVYRIIGQNGKALADYISFADEPAPRSGVRLKLFNPLHPYMKKHVERYDAVRMLEPIVVNGFQVYTLPELAEIRRYHEEQLDLFWPEYLRKLNPEVFRVNLSEQLWNRKQQLIAEHMITDVE from the coding sequence TTGAGGAGAGAACTTGCTCTACATACAGACAAATACCAGATTAATATGATGTATGCCCATTGGATGAATGGTACACACAAGCGCCGGGCGGTGTTCGAAGCCTACTTCCGCAAGCTGCCGTTCGGCAACGGGTTCGCCGTGTTCGCCGGGCTGGAGCGGATCGCCCAGTACATCGCGGAGCTGCGGTTCACAGAAGAGGATATCCGCTACCTGTCGGAGCAGGAGGAGAACTATGCGCCGGCCTTCCTGGAGGAGCTGCTGCAGTTCCATTTCCAGGGCAGTCTCCATTCCATGAAGGAAGGGGCCCTGGTGTTCCAGGATGAACCGCTGATCCGGGTCGAAGGCACGATTATGGAGGCGCAGCTGGTCGAGACTGCGATTCTGAACTTCATGAACTATCAGACGCTGATTGCTACCAAGGCGTCACGGATCAAGCAGGTGGCCCCGAATGATACGCTGCTGGAGTTCGGAACGCGCCGCGCGCAGGAAGCGGATGCCGCAGTCTGGGGCGCTCGCGCCGCTTATGTCGGCGGCTTCCATGCGACTTCTAACATGCTGGCCGGCAAAAAGTTCGGCATCCCTACGAAGGGCACCCATGCCCATTCCTGGGTGCAGAGCTTCCCGAGCGAGCAGGAGGCGTTCGACGCCTACGCGCGAGTAATGCCGGACGGCGTGACGCTGCTGGTGGATACCTTCGATACCTTGCGCAGCGGTGTGCCGAATGCGATCAACACGGCGAAGAAGCTGGAAGCGCAAGGCAAACGGATGAACGGCATCCGGCTGGACAGCGGTGACCTTGCTTATCTGTCCCGCAAGGCACGCGAGATGCTTGATGAAGCCGGGCTGCAGTATGTGAAGATTGTGGCCTCCAACGATCTGGATGAGAACACCATCATGAACTTGAAGTCACAAGGGGCGGCAATTGACACATGGGGGGTCGGAACCCAACTGATTACCGCTTCGGATCAGCCTTCACTGGGCGGCGTCTACAAGCTGGTCGAGATTGAAGCGCCTAGCGGCGAGATGATCCCAACGATCAAGATCTCTTCCAATCCCGAGAAGGTATCTACGCCCGGCAAAAAGGAAGTCTACCGCATTATCGGCCAGAACGGCAAGGCGCTGGCTGATTATATCAGCTTCGCCGATGAGCCTGCACCCCGCAGCGGTGTCCGGCTGAAGCTGTTCAACCCGCTGCATCCTTATATGAAGAAGCATGTGGAGCGTTACGACGCGGTGCGGATGCTGGAGCCGATTGTGGTGAACGGATTCCAGGTCTATACTCTGCCGGAGCTGGCGGAGATCCGCCGTTACCATGAGGAGCAGCTCGACCTCTTCTGGCCGGAGTACCTGCGCAAGCTGAACCCGGAAGTCTTCCGCGTGAATCTCAGCGAACAGCTATGGAACCGCAAGCAGCAGCTGATTGCGGAGCACATGATTACAGATGTAGAATAG
- a CDS encoding cysteine hydrolase family protein: MRALIVIDFTNDFVDGNLPVGQPGIDIAPRVSELTEQFVRSEDYVVMAVDLHEADDPYHPETKLFPPHNLRGSEGRELYGSLKAVYEANREAIYWMDKTRYSAFCGTDLALKLRERGITEVHLIGVCTDICVLHTAVDAYNHGFGITVHEDAVASFNPDGHVWALGHFRGSLGAKVVTGATEQ, encoded by the coding sequence ATGAGAGCACTGATTGTAATTGATTTCACGAATGATTTCGTTGACGGGAACCTGCCTGTCGGCCAGCCCGGCATCGATATTGCACCCCGAGTCAGTGAACTGACGGAGCAATTCGTGCGCAGCGAGGACTATGTGGTGATGGCTGTAGATCTGCATGAAGCGGATGACCCGTACCACCCGGAGACCAAGCTGTTTCCGCCGCATAATCTGCGGGGAAGCGAGGGGCGTGAGCTGTACGGCAGCCTGAAGGCTGTCTACGAGGCGAACCGGGAAGCCATCTACTGGATGGATAAAACGCGTTACAGCGCCTTCTGCGGCACGGATCTTGCGCTGAAGCTGCGTGAGCGGGGCATTACCGAGGTGCATCTGATCGGGGTATGCACGGATATCTGTGTGCTGCATACGGCAGTGGATGCCTACAACCACGGCTTCGGGATTACGGTGCATGAGGATGCCGTAGCCAGCTTCAACCCGGACGGCCACGTGTGGGCGCTTGGACACTTCCGCGGCAGTCTTGGCGCGAAGGTCGTCACGGGCGCAACAGAGCAGTAG
- a CDS encoding glycosyl hydrolase family 8, translating to MNKPARRKLHLTSLMLLCVAMFILPAGSAFAAVNKPFPQHTTYTSGTIKPNNVTQTVMDNAVKTKWDAWKGAYLKPAGTGKYYVKYNSAGETVSEAQGYGMLFTVLMAGYDANAQNYYNGLYNYYTAHPSSINPYLMSWKQNSSFQNVEGQNSATDGDMDIAYSLLLAHKQWGSSGTVNYLQAATNIINAIMNNDINQSQWTIRLGDWATSGSYNTATRPSDFMVNHFKAFQAATGDARWQNVTNKTYTLINSLYTGYSSTTGLLPDFVVYSNNTYKPAAANFLESQRDGDYNYNSCRVPWRITTDYLLTGDNRALSQLNQLNTWIKAKTGGTPGNIKDGYKLDGTTFGSYNSGAFYGPFGVGAMTSSANQSWLNSLWSHTAHSAAEDYYEDSLKLFSMIVMSGNWWAY from the coding sequence ATGAACAAACCAGCGAGGCGCAAGCTGCATTTGACAAGTCTGATGCTTTTATGTGTGGCCATGTTCATCCTGCCTGCCGGGTCCGCCTTCGCAGCAGTCAACAAGCCGTTCCCCCAGCACACAACCTACACGAGCGGAACCATCAAGCCGAACAATGTCACGCAGACAGTCATGGATAACGCTGTTAAGACCAAATGGGACGCATGGAAAGGCGCATACCTCAAACCGGCTGGCACCGGCAAGTATTATGTGAAATATAATTCAGCCGGGGAGACCGTATCGGAAGCTCAGGGCTACGGGATGCTGTTCACCGTCCTGATGGCCGGCTATGACGCTAACGCGCAGAACTATTATAATGGACTCTATAATTATTACACCGCACACCCGAGCTCTATTAATCCTTACCTGATGTCCTGGAAGCAGAACAGCAGCTTCCAGAATGTCGAAGGCCAGAATTCGGCTACAGACGGCGACATGGATATTGCCTACTCCCTGCTGCTCGCCCACAAGCAATGGGGAAGCAGCGGGACCGTTAACTACTTGCAGGCCGCGACCAATATCATCAATGCCATCATGAATAATGACATCAATCAGTCCCAGTGGACGATCCGTCTCGGAGACTGGGCGACCAGCGGCTCCTATAACACAGCCACCCGCCCGTCGGATTTCATGGTGAACCATTTCAAAGCCTTCCAGGCCGCTACCGGGGATGCCCGCTGGCAGAATGTAACGAACAAGACCTACACCTTAATCAACAGCCTCTATACGGGTTATAGCTCCACAACCGGTCTGCTTCCTGACTTCGTAGTCTATTCTAACAATACCTATAAGCCTGCTGCCGCGAATTTCCTGGAATCTCAGCGTGACGGGGATTACAACTATAATTCCTGCCGGGTGCCATGGCGGATTACCACCGATTATCTGCTCACCGGTGATAACCGCGCTTTATCCCAGCTGAACCAACTCAACACCTGGATTAAGGCCAAGACAGGAGGCACGCCGGGCAATATCAAGGATGGCTACAAGCTGGACGGAACCACCTTTGGCAGCTACAACAGCGGAGCCTTTTACGGCCCCTTCGGTGTAGGCGCAATGACCTCATCCGCGAACCAGAGCTGGCTGAACTCCCTCTGGAGCCATACGGCGCACAGCGCAGCAGAGGACTATTATGAAGACAGCCTCAAGCTGTTCTCGATGATTGTCATGTCAGGCAACTGGTGGGCCTATTAA
- a CDS encoding NUDIX domain-containing protein, translating into MTENAEQTYNAKKYRTPDGVPADIVMFTLTKRERKTVTKTLPLRELKVMLVRRKKWPCAGMWALPGGFCQEDESIYDAATRELKEETGVDGGHLEYLGVYSQPGRDPRGWIISHAFFALVEEWMLEQRQASDDAGEVGLFTLQEALEELELAFDHHDIITDAYLRIQQQMLQTTIARQFLPRHFTLSELYQVIQTVVPEFKEPNFIRKITSTRSRQGILKEVSDEAGNPLSSNQYSQRPAQLYMFTDHEPLLSIYT; encoded by the coding sequence GTGACTGAGAACGCGGAACAAACCTATAACGCCAAGAAGTACCGCACTCCGGATGGCGTTCCGGCGGATATTGTCATGTTTACACTGACCAAGCGCGAGCGGAAGACCGTCACGAAGACGCTGCCGCTGCGCGAGCTGAAGGTGATGCTGGTCCGGCGCAAAAAATGGCCGTGTGCGGGCATGTGGGCCCTGCCGGGCGGCTTTTGCCAGGAGGATGAATCGATCTATGATGCCGCTACGCGCGAGCTGAAGGAAGAGACCGGCGTGGACGGCGGGCATTTGGAATATCTCGGCGTCTACAGCCAGCCGGGCCGGGATCCGCGCGGCTGGATTATCAGCCATGCCTTCTTTGCACTGGTGGAAGAGTGGATGCTGGAGCAGCGGCAGGCCTCGGATGATGCAGGCGAGGTGGGCCTGTTCACACTGCAGGAAGCGCTGGAGGAGCTGGAGCTGGCTTTTGACCACCATGATATTATTACCGATGCCTACCTGCGGATTCAGCAGCAGATGCTGCAGACGACGATTGCCCGGCAGTTTCTGCCGCGCCATTTCACGCTGAGCGAGCTGTACCAGGTGATTCAGACGGTGGTGCCCGAATTCAAAGAACCGAATTTTATCCGCAAAATTACGTCAACACGCAGCCGTCAGGGTATATTAAAAGAAGTGAGCGATGAAGCGGGGAATCCGCTCAGCTCCAATCAATACTCCCAGCGCCCGGCACAGCTCTATATGTTCACGGACCATGAGCCGTTATTATCCATTTATACGTAA
- a CDS encoding RicAFT regulatory complex protein RicA family protein has translation MSQEEARLNEYGMQTHNTRDLIVREDIMGKAKDLAALISTSEEVRHFQQAEQKILNHERVQGLIATIKKKQKEIVAFESFKNQAMVAKIEREIEELQDEIDSIPVVNEFQQSQSDINYLLQMVISVIRDTVSDKINVEAGTEAPPSTCGD, from the coding sequence ATGAGCCAGGAAGAAGCACGACTGAATGAATATGGCATGCAGACCCACAATACCCGGGATTTAATTGTCCGCGAAGATATTATGGGCAAGGCGAAGGACTTGGCTGCACTCATCTCCACCAGTGAGGAGGTCCGCCATTTCCAGCAGGCCGAGCAGAAGATTCTGAATCACGAGCGTGTGCAGGGACTCATTGCTACGATTAAGAAGAAGCAGAAGGAGATCGTGGCGTTCGAGAGCTTCAAGAACCAGGCGATGGTCGCGAAGATTGAACGTGAGATTGAAGAGCTGCAGGATGAAATCGACAGTATCCCGGTCGTGAATGAGTTCCAGCAGAGCCAGAGCGACATCAATTATCTGCTGCAGATGGTGATTTCAGTGATCAGGGATACCGTTTCGGATAAAATCAATGTGGAAGCAGGCACTGAAGCGCCGCCCTCTACATGCGGAGATTAA